Proteins from a single region of Pirellulaceae bacterium:
- a CDS encoding lamin tail domain-containing protein yields MRKRRIKLCHFESLETRRLLAFDALVISEFMAANSSTLVDEDGEYSDWLEIHNPTAEGVQLNGWTLTDDADDLDKWPLPPLELAAGDYQVVFASGKDRVNGTGELHTNFRLRNAGEYLALVGPEGISQEFSPVYPRQSSDVAFGLVVDQTQLIGPDSSFRFTIPSADNDETGNSWTTVDFDEADWTQATGSLGYELRKGLPNVGFEAGDFQNWQVRGETDVVTASVGSQPTQGGQQAILRTSQDAPTRFSLENFLGLGRFALDKVGNGSVTRGSVLKRELEVEAGSRIEFDWNFLTNEPRTNGFDDFAFVSIAPDVGVIELAGVADVEQPSGTSFARESGYRKFSHTFESGGSYTLGIGAVNSESRFNDSGLLIDNLLVDGVGSLSDTFSGLIDNDLTAELTGQAASIWIRQEFDLLDPGAFSGIVVDTRYDDGLVVHLNGQEVIRRNVPTEVRWNSLAVTPRPDSQAIESEFIAIPVDLLRAGKNVLSYQGLKATADDESFLLQMGLVATSELDPTPAYLPTASPGSPNLTTPFRVVEGVQFSEVHGFYDESFDLTLTTSTADAKIVYTSDGSVPTLTHGTVYDSPLTVDSGTVLRAAAFREGFESSSVSTRSFLFVEDVLTQSRASARRKGFPSEVGQWDADYAMDPRIIGQNGSDRYGSRYADTIRNDLKSVPTLSIVMEMDDLFGNRGIYSNPTERGVEWERPTSVELIEHDGGAGFQVDAGLRIQGGISRFISSKSSLRLLFKEEYGASKLEYPFFGSENASTFDSISLRSSSGEYLVGIHYIRDEFLRRSQLQTGNLSSHGTYMHLFINGLYWGMYNPVERIDGQFAANYFGGEKEDYDVLNAGDLGQEGVSAVIGSLDAWNRLIDLSRDVARAGNQQDKTAAYLRLQGRNLDGSRNDDWEVFLDVENYIDYLITNVYAKNGDWPIRNYYMSRRLGPDSTGFQFYVWDAEFTLDQGQKESIAEVGNEGPGAIYQLLKESEAFRVNFSDRVQKHFTAGGAYFVDPANAEYDPEYPEKNVPAALYADLVEEVKSPLVAESARWGDGRGQPIGTLFTRDERWLPVVNSNLDSFFFVRSRSLLGDLRRNGFYRDAPEFSLPSGAIEAGQRIEMSATTGNIYYTLDGSDPRNPDGSISPTALAGDAVEIQQRTTLKTRRLAADKWSAIGVAEYFTDTLPANATNLKVAEVNYNPHDALLPFGELDVDNDEFEFIELVNIADRPIDLTGVQFSRVGGEGIDFKFGSQLLAPNQRMAVVRNREAFASRFGDDLLLARGLGDDASQWVYKGKLGNGGELISLFDVLEKPIAKLQYDDSDAWPERADGAGSSLEVIDLMGGAGDPSNYRSSSEIGGSPGVAGLGADNRIVINELLANSDEPTLDRIELLNTTPNDLDLGGWYLTDTQDNLTRYQIPQGFSIAEHEFVALAQSEFGFGLNAVRGDDLFLVESASTGKPIRFVDRVKFGATDPGVTLGRWPDADGRLFPMEIATLGAENSGPKLPPIVITEVAYDPQDPDDDGPFTAADFEYLEIYNRSAAVIDLGDYSLDGSVQFSLPLGVPLQPGEAVVVVKFDPQLDAEREIIFRLAYSVDSSANLLGPMTGELGDETGIVRIERESIDGREDPDRSQVLVDRVPYRNSEDWPSDLNGTRQALTRRAPDAFGDFATSWKSQKRTPGKTDFNPFSPGDLNGDGLVNVVDIDELCSAVRANSGNPKFDLNRDGMTDDSDYQFLIRDILGVVPGDANLDGIFNSGDLVLVFQANEYEDVLFDNSSWGEGDWNCDGEFDTADIVVAFQTGEYAGLSAGIAAIPIRLPVWQSDPTERERNGKNRLRMPKLDSPSKPLLPERDRQENENFQVFEKRSQRLRNALLKPAIIDRFFEQM; encoded by the coding sequence ATGCGAAAGCGTCGAATCAAGCTCTGTCATTTTGAGTCGTTAGAGACGCGCAGGCTGTTAGCCTTCGATGCATTGGTGATCAGCGAATTCATGGCCGCCAATAGTTCGACGTTGGTGGACGAAGACGGTGAGTACAGCGATTGGCTGGAGATTCACAACCCGACTGCGGAAGGAGTTCAGCTGAATGGTTGGACCTTGACCGATGACGCCGATGATTTGGACAAGTGGCCGCTCCCGCCGTTGGAGCTTGCGGCTGGAGACTACCAAGTCGTGTTCGCATCGGGGAAGGATCGTGTGAACGGAACTGGTGAACTTCACACGAACTTTCGTTTGAGAAACGCGGGGGAGTATTTGGCACTCGTTGGTCCAGAGGGCATTTCTCAGGAGTTCAGTCCGGTATACCCACGTCAGTCATCTGATGTTGCCTTTGGTCTCGTTGTTGACCAAACCCAATTGATTGGTCCAGATTCTTCTTTTCGATTTACCATCCCTTCCGCCGACAATGACGAAACGGGAAATAGCTGGACCACCGTTGATTTTGATGAAGCGGATTGGACCCAGGCAACCGGAAGCTTGGGATACGAATTGCGGAAAGGCTTGCCAAATGTCGGTTTTGAAGCGGGCGATTTTCAAAATTGGCAGGTTCGAGGAGAGACCGACGTGGTCACGGCTTCGGTTGGTTCGCAACCAACTCAGGGTGGGCAGCAGGCAATCTTGCGCACCTCACAAGACGCTCCAACCCGTTTTAGCTTGGAGAATTTCTTGGGGCTTGGACGTTTTGCTCTCGACAAAGTTGGCAATGGTTCCGTGACCCGTGGGTCGGTGTTGAAGCGTGAATTGGAAGTGGAAGCGGGTAGTCGAATTGAGTTTGATTGGAATTTTCTTACGAATGAGCCAAGGACAAACGGCTTTGATGACTTTGCCTTCGTTTCAATCGCGCCAGATGTCGGTGTGATTGAACTTGCTGGTGTTGCTGATGTCGAGCAGCCATCCGGCACCTCTTTCGCCCGGGAATCGGGCTATCGGAAGTTTTCTCATACGTTTGAGAGCGGGGGTTCGTACACCCTTGGTATTGGTGCGGTTAACTCGGAAAGTCGATTCAATGATTCGGGCTTGTTGATTGATAATCTGTTGGTTGATGGTGTTGGCTCATTGTCGGATACGTTCTCAGGACTGATTGATAATGATCTAACCGCCGAGCTGACGGGGCAGGCGGCGTCGATTTGGATTCGTCAAGAATTTGATCTGTTGGATCCTGGGGCATTTTCCGGCATTGTGGTAGACACGCGGTACGATGACGGTCTAGTGGTCCATTTGAATGGTCAAGAAGTCATCAGACGAAATGTGCCCACGGAGGTGCGATGGAATTCACTCGCAGTGACACCTCGGCCAGATTCGCAAGCAATTGAATCGGAATTTATTGCCATTCCGGTAGATTTGTTGCGGGCGGGCAAGAACGTTTTGTCCTATCAAGGGCTCAAAGCAACTGCCGACGATGAGAGTTTTCTGTTGCAAATGGGGCTGGTGGCGACGAGTGAACTGGATCCGACACCGGCCTATTTGCCGACAGCGTCGCCCGGCAGTCCCAATTTGACAACACCGTTTCGTGTGGTTGAGGGGGTTCAATTCAGCGAGGTTCACGGTTTTTATGACGAGTCTTTCGACCTGACTTTGACCACGTCGACTGCTGACGCCAAAATTGTGTATACGTCCGACGGATCGGTACCCACACTCACCCATGGAACGGTCTACGACTCACCTTTGACTGTCGATTCTGGTACCGTGCTTCGGGCCGCAGCTTTTCGTGAAGGATTCGAGTCGAGTTCGGTGAGCACTCGTTCTTTTCTGTTCGTTGAAGATGTACTAACTCAGAGTCGCGCAAGCGCAAGAAGGAAAGGTTTTCCAAGCGAGGTGGGCCAATGGGATGCGGATTATGCGATGGATCCGCGGATCATTGGCCAAAACGGCTCCGACCGGTATGGATCACGCTATGCCGATACGATTCGCAATGATCTCAAGTCGGTGCCGACGCTTTCAATTGTGATGGAAATGGATGACCTATTCGGCAATCGTGGAATCTATTCCAATCCCACCGAACGGGGCGTTGAGTGGGAGCGTCCCACCTCCGTGGAATTGATTGAGCACGACGGTGGGGCTGGATTTCAGGTTGACGCAGGCCTTCGCATTCAGGGCGGAATTTCGCGTTTCATTTCCAGTAAAAGCTCCCTCCGACTACTCTTTAAAGAGGAGTATGGTGCGTCCAAGCTCGAGTACCCATTTTTTGGCTCCGAAAATGCCTCCACGTTTGACTCGATTTCCCTTCGATCAAGTAGTGGCGAGTATCTTGTTGGGATCCATTACATCCGGGACGAATTCCTGCGACGTTCCCAGTTGCAAACGGGTAATTTGTCTTCGCATGGAACTTACATGCACCTGTTCATTAATGGACTGTATTGGGGGATGTACAATCCGGTCGAGCGTATTGACGGTCAATTCGCCGCAAATTACTTCGGCGGCGAAAAGGAAGACTACGATGTTTTGAATGCGGGAGATTTGGGACAGGAAGGTGTCAGCGCTGTGATCGGCAGCCTGGATGCCTGGAACAGGCTGATTGACTTATCGCGCGATGTTGCTCGGGCTGGCAATCAACAGGACAAGACGGCTGCCTATTTGCGTCTCCAAGGGCGGAACTTAGACGGTTCCCGCAATGATGATTGGGAAGTCTTCTTGGATGTCGAGAATTACATCGACTACCTGATCACAAATGTCTATGCCAAGAATGGCGATTGGCCGATTCGAAACTACTACATGTCACGGCGTTTGGGACCCGATAGCACAGGTTTCCAGTTCTACGTCTGGGATGCTGAGTTCACGCTCGATCAAGGACAAAAAGAATCGATTGCCGAGGTCGGTAATGAAGGGCCGGGAGCGATCTATCAGCTCTTGAAAGAGAGTGAAGCGTTTCGAGTAAATTTCAGTGATCGGGTGCAAAAGCACTTTACGGCAGGTGGTGCCTACTTTGTCGACCCGGCTAACGCCGAGTACGATCCCGAGTATCCTGAGAAAAATGTACCGGCTGCTCTCTATGCGGATCTTGTCGAAGAAGTGAAATCACCATTGGTTGCCGAATCGGCTCGATGGGGAGACGGACGTGGACAACCGATTGGTACGCTATTTACGCGTGATGAGCGTTGGTTACCCGTGGTGAATTCGAATCTCGATTCGTTTTTTTTCGTTCGCTCTCGGTCGTTACTAGGCGACTTGCGCCGAAATGGATTCTATCGTGACGCACCTGAATTCAGTTTGCCAAGCGGGGCAATCGAAGCTGGCCAGCGTATCGAGATGTCGGCGACGACCGGCAATATCTACTATACCTTGGACGGTAGTGATCCTCGTAATCCTGATGGTTCAATCTCCCCAACCGCGTTGGCAGGAGATGCCGTCGAGATCCAGCAACGAACGACGCTCAAGACGCGTCGTCTAGCAGCGGATAAGTGGTCGGCCATCGGTGTGGCGGAATATTTCACCGACACACTTCCTGCCAATGCAACTAATCTTAAAGTGGCCGAAGTCAATTACAACCCGCACGACGCTTTGCTGCCATTTGGCGAATTGGATGTCGACAACGATGAATTTGAATTCATCGAGCTAGTGAACATCGCCGATCGTCCGATCGATTTGACGGGAGTACAATTCTCGCGTGTCGGTGGCGAGGGAATTGATTTCAAATTTGGGTCCCAACTGCTTGCTCCCAACCAACGGATGGCGGTGGTCAGGAATCGTGAAGCCTTCGCTTCGCGATTCGGAGACGACCTGTTACTCGCTCGTGGGCTTGGTGATGATGCTAGCCAATGGGTTTATAAGGGGAAACTGGGCAACGGTGGTGAGTTGATTTCATTATTCGATGTTTTGGAGAAGCCGATTGCAAAACTCCAGTACGACGATTCGGATGCGTGGCCTGAGCGAGCTGATGGGGCGGGCAGTTCGTTGGAAGTGATTGATTTGATGGGGGGGGCTGGGGATCCAAGCAACTACCGTAGCAGCAGTGAGATCGGAGGTTCACCGGGCGTGGCTGGGCTTGGTGCTGATAATCGAATCGTCATCAATGAACTCCTCGCAAATTCTGATGAACCGACTCTCGATCGAATTGAATTGTTGAACACGACGCCCAATGATCTCGATCTAGGTGGCTGGTACTTAACCGATACGCAAGACAATCTGACTCGCTATCAAATTCCTCAGGGATTCAGTATCGCAGAACATGAATTTGTAGCGTTAGCACAAAGTGAATTTGGTTTTGGACTGAATGCGGTTCGCGGTGATGATCTCTTCCTTGTCGAATCTGCTTCGACGGGAAAGCCGATCCGATTTGTGGATCGAGTTAAATTTGGGGCCACCGATCCGGGGGTCACACTGGGGCGTTGGCCCGATGCGGACGGCCGACTTTTCCCGATGGAAATCGCCACCTTGGGTGCTGAGAATTCCGGGCCGAAGTTACCGCCGATTGTAATTACCGAAGTTGCTTACGATCCGCAAGATCCCGATGATGATGGGCCCTTCACGGCAGCCGACTTCGAATACCTGGAAATTTACAATCGATCTGCTGCAGTTATCGATCTCGGGGATTACTCACTTGACGGATCTGTCCAATTCTCGTTGCCTCTTGGTGTCCCGTTGCAACCCGGCGAGGCGGTGGTCGTTGTGAAGTTCGATCCACAGTTGGACGCCGAGCGAGAAATAATATTTCGATTGGCGTATAGCGTCGACTCGTCAGCGAACTTGCTGGGGCCGATGACGGGCGAGCTCGGAGATGAGACCGGCATCGTTCGTATTGAACGAGAGTCGATTGACGGTCGTGAGGATCCTGATCGATCCCAAGTTTTGGTTGATCGCGTTCCGTATCGGAATTCGGAGGATTGGCCCAGCGATTTGAATGGCACGCGGCAGGCATTAACACGTCGTGCCCCGGATGCCTTCGGTGATTTTGCAACGAGTTGGAAGTCACAAAAGCGAACCCCAGGTAAGACGGACTTCAACCCATTTTCACCGGGTGATCTCAATGGTGACGGACTCGTGAACGTCGTCGATATTGATGAGCTATGCTCCGCTGTTCGGGCGAATTCTGGAAATCCAAAATTCGATCTAAATCGCGATGGAATGACGGATGATTCCGATTACCAATTCTTGATCCGAGACATTCTCGGTGTGGTTCCGGGTGATGCCAACCTGGATGGAATCTTCAACAGCGGTGACTTGGTACTTGTCTTCCAAGCGAATGAATATGAAGACGTTTTGTTCGACAACTCTTCGTGGGGTGAGGGCGATTGGAATTGTGACGGAGAATTCGATACGGCGGATATTGTTGTCGCTTTCCAAACCGGTGAATATGCAGGGTTAAGTGCTGGCATCGCGGCCATTCCAATCCGGCTGCCGGTCTGGCAATCGGATCCGACGGAGCGAGAACGAAACGGGAAGAATCGGCTGCGAATGCCGAAGTTGGATTCTCCCAGCAAACCGTTGTTGCCTGAGCGTGACAGGCAGGAGAACGAAAACTTTCAAGTTTTTGAGAAACGTTCACAACGGCTGAGGAATGCGCTGCTGAAACCAGCGATAATTGATCGTTTTTTTGAACAAATGTAG
- a CDS encoding ATP-binding cassette domain-containing protein, translated as MIHVRELTKAYADLRRGKVLALSGLTLDAYPGQVYGLLGPNGAGKTTALRILSTVLRPSSGSASINGYHVVNRPSMVRRQIGFVSANTAVYDRMTAAEMVEYFGKLHGLERDVLAERTESLFQRLQMNEIRDVLGAKMSTGMKQKVSIARALIHDPPVLIFDEATVGLDVLVARSLLQTIAELRDMGKCIIFSTHIMSEVERLCDRIAIIYRGHILSEGTLPELRQTHGEDDLEELFFQLISRHDEQRTAP; from the coding sequence ATGATTCATGTCCGTGAGCTTACGAAGGCCTATGCCGATTTGCGTCGCGGCAAAGTTCTGGCACTATCGGGGCTGACATTAGATGCCTATCCCGGACAGGTTTATGGTCTGTTGGGGCCGAATGGAGCCGGAAAGACGACCGCGCTACGCATTCTCAGTACGGTACTTCGCCCCAGCAGCGGATCCGCCTCAATCAACGGTTATCACGTGGTTAACCGACCGTCGATGGTTCGACGGCAGATCGGCTTTGTGTCGGCGAATACGGCCGTTTATGACCGGATGACCGCAGCAGAAATGGTGGAGTACTTTGGCAAACTTCACGGCTTGGAACGTGATGTCTTAGCGGAACGGACTGAGAGTCTCTTTCAGCGATTGCAGATGAATGAAATTCGTGATGTACTTGGCGCAAAGATGTCGACCGGGATGAAGCAGAAGGTTTCCATTGCACGGGCCTTGATTCACGATCCGCCTGTTTTGATCTTTGATGAGGCGACTGTGGGGCTTGATGTCTTGGTGGCAAGATCTCTCTTGCAGACGATTGCAGAACTTCGCGACATGGGGAAATGCATTATTTTTTCCACCCACATTATGAGTGAAGTGGAACGACTCTGTGATCGCATCGCGATCATTTATCGAGGGCATATCCTCTCAGAGGGGACCTTGCCTGAATTACGGCAAACGCATGGTGAGGACGATTTGGAAGAATTGTTTTTTCAGCTGATTTCGCGCCACGACGAACAACGGACGGCTCCATGA
- a CDS encoding RNA pseudouridine synthase: MNVIWEQHPCLVLNKPAGVLTQSPPEIDSLDKRLRAFLKQRESHPGNPYVGVPHRLDRPTSGAIVFARHVRATRRLSEQFSGRMVEKVYWALVQGQVSPVSGQWCDKMRKIPNQPKAELVDCNHPDGRSAVLNYEVIKHDEFGSWLQIRLDTGRMHQIRLQCAARGHPVLGDIDYGATIEFGPAVDHWRSRWIALHARRIGFRHPKTREPVEVVAPLWPAWLTLRDPSYWQVVASRNV; encoded by the coding sequence GTGAATGTGATCTGGGAGCAGCATCCCTGTCTGGTGCTCAACAAGCCGGCTGGGGTTCTGACTCAATCACCGCCTGAAATTGATAGCCTGGATAAACGCTTACGCGCCTTCTTGAAACAACGCGAAAGCCATCCGGGAAATCCCTATGTCGGAGTGCCCCATCGACTTGATCGGCCAACTTCCGGTGCCATCGTTTTTGCGAGGCATGTTCGCGCTACGAGACGATTGTCAGAGCAATTTTCCGGTCGAATGGTTGAAAAGGTCTACTGGGCGTTGGTGCAAGGCCAAGTCTCTCCAGTCAGCGGCCAATGGTGCGATAAGATGCGAAAGATTCCCAATCAACCAAAAGCCGAATTAGTTGATTGCAACCATCCCGACGGCCGCTCGGCCGTGCTGAACTATGAAGTCATCAAGCACGATGAATTTGGCAGTTGGTTACAGATTCGGCTGGACACGGGACGTATGCACCAAATTCGCTTGCAGTGCGCTGCTCGCGGCCATCCAGTACTCGGGGATATCGACTACGGGGCGACGATTGAATTTGGGCCTGCCGTCGACCATTGGCGCAGCCGGTGGATTGCTCTTCACGCACGTCGCATCGGTTTTCGGCATCCGAAAACCCGTGAGCCAGTTGAGGTCGTCGCGCCGCTTTGGCCCGCTTGGTTAACGCTGCGAGATCCATCGTATTGGCAAGTCGTCGCTTCGAGAAACGTGTAG
- a CDS encoding Gfo/Idh/MocA family oxidoreductase, which yields MNVRNRRQFLEDSMFATAAAVATGATTGLRAEEKPKNTSPNDKLNVAVVGVNGRGKSHLGAFVGRSDANITHICDADAAVGQRQVEKVAERQQHAPKFSQDIRKMLEDDSIDIVTVATPNHWHALASIWAMQAGKDVYVEKPVSHNVFEGRVIVDVARKENKICQTGTQCRSNPGMIAAMDFVHQGGIGTVKVARGLCYKRRGSIGKRGEYASPESVDYDVWLGPAQQQAVTRPRFHYDWHWQSPFGNGDLGNQGIHQMDLARWGLGVDQLSDSVISYGGRFGYEDAGDVANTQVVLHAYGDKSLVFEVRGLETSDYKGARVGVIFEGEDGYVVMTSYSSGAAFDLDGNKIREFNGGADHYANFVAAVRSRDHRDLNADILEGHLSSALCHLGNISYQLGDPIQVGELEDRLQALEVADNAQQTLNRTLEHLQRNKVDYAATPFHLGQHLPFDPATETFVDHPEADAMLTREYREPFVVRPV from the coding sequence ATGAACGTTCGTAACCGGCGCCAATTTCTTGAAGATTCCATGTTTGCCACCGCAGCGGCTGTTGCGACTGGAGCGACGACCGGCTTACGGGCCGAAGAGAAGCCGAAAAATACGAGTCCAAATGACAAGTTGAACGTGGCTGTTGTCGGAGTGAATGGTCGAGGTAAATCTCATCTTGGCGCATTTGTGGGACGCAGTGATGCGAACATTACACACATTTGCGACGCGGATGCTGCCGTGGGCCAGCGGCAGGTCGAGAAAGTTGCGGAGCGTCAACAACATGCACCAAAGTTTTCCCAAGATATTCGGAAAATGTTGGAAGACGATTCGATCGACATTGTCACCGTTGCTACACCCAATCATTGGCACGCATTAGCGTCGATTTGGGCCATGCAGGCCGGTAAGGATGTGTATGTTGAAAAACCGGTAAGCCACAACGTCTTCGAGGGGCGTGTGATAGTTGACGTAGCTCGAAAGGAAAATAAAATCTGCCAGACGGGCACTCAGTGCCGTTCTAACCCCGGCATGATCGCCGCCATGGACTTTGTTCATCAGGGCGGGATCGGCACGGTAAAGGTCGCTCGCGGCCTATGTTACAAACGCAGAGGATCGATTGGGAAGCGTGGTGAATACGCTTCACCCGAATCAGTGGACTACGACGTCTGGCTTGGCCCTGCTCAACAGCAAGCCGTGACCCGACCCCGATTTCATTACGATTGGCATTGGCAATCGCCGTTTGGAAATGGCGATCTTGGAAATCAAGGTATCCATCAAATGGATTTGGCCCGTTGGGGATTGGGCGTAGATCAGCTGAGCGATTCGGTCATTAGCTATGGTGGCCGATTCGGATACGAAGATGCCGGCGACGTCGCCAACACACAAGTTGTGTTACACGCGTATGGCGATAAATCGCTTGTGTTTGAAGTGCGCGGACTCGAAACCTCGGACTATAAGGGTGCCCGAGTTGGTGTCATCTTTGAAGGCGAGGATGGTTATGTCGTGATGACGAGTTACAGTTCGGGAGCCGCATTCGACTTGGATGGTAACAAGATTCGTGAGTTCAACGGTGGGGCTGATCACTATGCCAACTTTGTGGCTGCTGTACGAAGTCGTGATCATCGTGATTTGAACGCTGATATCCTTGAAGGGCATCTTTCGAGTGCACTTTGCCACCTCGGGAATATCTCCTATCAATTAGGAGATCCGATTCAAGTCGGTGAGCTGGAGGATCGCTTGCAAGCTTTGGAGGTCGCAGACAATGCCCAGCAAACTTTGAATCGAACACTGGAACATCTGCAGCGAAACAAGGTCGATTATGCTGCAACCCCATTCCATTTGGGACAGCATTTGCCCTTCGATCCGGCGACAGAGACCTTTGTCGATCATCCCGAAGCAGATGCGATGTTGACTCGTGAGTATCGCGAACCGTTTGTCGTTCGCCCTGTCTAG
- a CDS encoding ABC transporter permease subunit, which yields MKWYNVKLILQRELRDQLRDRRTIFMIAVLPLLLYPLIGVSFLQVAQFVQESPVRVLLIGRDDLPAEPRFVVGTDENEQGLQIAPELFSSPERARLVVLTADSGLSVSRENIERLARDALRSNEYDVVVYIPPSFAKQIDDHLLSDRDTGPVPSPMVCFSGAKDRSRAAYDRVGMLLDRWRDQMIELALSDRQIPESIAEPFQITNRDVSQSTSLRAAMWSKILPFVLIVWALTGAFYPAIDICAGEKERGTLETLLSSPAERREIVWGKLLTVVIFSIATSLLNLISLTVTGAVIIARINPIQSDGGASILGPPPLSTMGWLFLALLPLAALFSALALAFATMARSSKEGQYYLMPLLLVTMPLAVIPVMPSTEINLGNSLIPITGVMLLLRCLIEGDYASAIRYALPVIGVTALCCRLAVGWAVHQFNDESVLFDESERFDLKLLLYHFVRDRSNTPTCAEAFMCGVILLLLQFFVRLVAPAPISWSSFVVSTAIVQLALIVAPVLLMTTMLTSSPVSTLLLRIPRFSVVFAAVLLAVFLHPAAVGMRELVQWLYPISPETLEQLSGFAKIAEGVPMWQMIALLAFMPAICEELAFRGFILSGMRHIGSKGTAILLSSAFFGIVHGMLQQSLNAFVLGLLLGYIAVHTGSILPCMIFHGCHNGLQLFSASFMNGDFVESHPRMEQFLVESVQMPGSYVYRVPILILSILASGSLLCWFRSLPYTRSAEEQLQDTLDKQGANA from the coding sequence ATGAAGTGGTACAACGTTAAGTTGATTCTTCAACGCGAATTGCGCGATCAGCTCCGTGATCGACGGACGATCTTTATGATTGCCGTTTTGCCGTTGCTGCTCTATCCCTTGATCGGAGTGTCATTTCTCCAGGTTGCTCAGTTTGTTCAGGAAAGTCCAGTTCGAGTTTTGTTGATCGGCAGAGATGATCTTCCAGCCGAACCGCGATTTGTCGTAGGGACCGATGAAAATGAACAAGGGTTGCAAATCGCGCCCGAATTGTTTTCCAGTCCTGAGCGAGCGCGGTTGGTGGTGCTGACGGCCGACTCTGGACTCTCGGTAAGCCGAGAAAACATTGAAAGGCTGGCGCGAGATGCACTGCGTAGCAATGAATATGATGTGGTGGTTTATATTCCACCAAGCTTTGCAAAACAGATTGATGATCATCTGTTGAGTGATCGCGACACGGGGCCGGTACCCAGCCCGATGGTATGTTTTTCTGGTGCAAAAGATCGCTCTCGGGCCGCCTATGATCGTGTGGGCATGTTGCTCGATCGTTGGCGAGATCAGATGATCGAGCTGGCCTTGTCAGACCGCCAGATTCCCGAATCCATCGCCGAACCTTTTCAAATTACGAATCGAGATGTGTCGCAGTCGACCAGCTTGCGGGCGGCCATGTGGTCGAAGATTCTTCCGTTCGTTTTAATCGTTTGGGCGCTGACTGGTGCTTTCTATCCTGCGATTGACATTTGTGCCGGTGAAAAAGAACGGGGAACGTTAGAGACTTTACTTTCGAGTCCTGCGGAACGTCGTGAGATCGTTTGGGGGAAACTGCTGACGGTGGTGATCTTTAGCATCGCAACATCGCTGTTGAACCTGATCAGTTTGACGGTCACCGGAGCGGTGATCATCGCGAGAATTAATCCGATACAAAGCGATGGAGGTGCCTCGATATTAGGCCCGCCTCCGTTGAGTACGATGGGCTGGCTATTTCTCGCTTTGCTACCACTGGCTGCGCTGTTTAGCGCCTTGGCGCTTGCTTTTGCTACGATGGCGCGGAGCAGCAAAGAGGGACAGTATTATCTAATGCCGCTGCTGCTGGTTACGATGCCACTGGCAGTGATTCCTGTGATGCCGAGTACAGAAATCAATCTTGGCAACAGTTTGATTCCGATTACCGGCGTGATGCTCCTGTTGCGCTGCCTGATCGAAGGCGACTACGCATCAGCGATTCGATATGCTTTACCTGTAATCGGTGTCACGGCTTTATGTTGTCGACTCGCTGTGGGGTGGGCTGTTCATCAATTCAATGATGAATCGGTTTTGTTTGACGAGTCTGAGCGATTCGACTTGAAACTGTTGCTTTACCACTTTGTGCGAGACCGATCCAATACGCCGACTTGTGCCGAAGCCTTCATGTGTGGCGTAATTCTGTTGTTGCTGCAATTTTTTGTGCGGCTTGTCGCGCCGGCACCCATTTCTTGGTCCTCGTTCGTGGTCTCCACTGCGATCGTTCAGTTGGCCTTGATTGTCGCTCCTGTACTCTTGATGACCACAATGCTTACGTCCAGTCCTGTAAGTACTTTACTGCTGCGGATACCTCGCTTCAGTGTGGTCTTTGCTGCGGTATTGCTGGCGGTGTTCTTACACCCGGCCGCGGTGGGTATGCGGGAATTGGTTCAGTGGCTATACCCGATCAGCCCCGAAACATTGGAGCAACTATCGGGCTTTGCGAAAATCGCCGAAGGCGTCCCCATGTGGCAAATGATCGCGCTGTTGGCATTCATGCCGGCAATTTGCGAAGAACTTGCATTTCGAGGCTTCATTCTGTCGGGCATGCGGCACATCGGCAGTAAGGGAACGGCGATTCTATTGAGCAGCGCCTTCTTTGGCATTGTCCATGGGATGCTGCAACAATCGTTGAATGCCTTCGTGCTTGGCTTGTTGCTCGGATACATTGCGGTGCACACCGGAAGTATTCTGCCTTGTATGATCTTTCATGGTTGCCACAATGGCTTGCAGCTATTTTCTGCGAGCTTCATGAATGGCGACTTTGTCGAGAGCCATCCGCGAATGGAACAGTTTTTGGTCGAATCAGTCCAAATGCCGGGTAGCTACGTCTATCGAGTTCCGATACTCATTCTTAGTATTCTTGCCAGCGGTAGCCTACTCTGCTGGTTTAGGAGTCTGCCTTACACGAGGTCCGCTGAAGAACAACTACAGGATACGCTCGATAAACAAGGTGCAAACGCCTAG